Proteins found in one Elephas maximus indicus isolate mEleMax1 chromosome 11, mEleMax1 primary haplotype, whole genome shotgun sequence genomic segment:
- the ZNF574 gene encoding zinc finger protein 574 isoform X2, with amino-acid sequence MTEESEETVLYIEHRYVCSECNQLYGSLEEVLMHQNSHVPQQHFELVGVADPGVTVATEAASGTGLYQTLVQESQYQCLECGQLLMSPSQLLEHQELHLKMMAPQEVVPAEPPSKVPALSSSTIHYECVDCKALFASQELWLSHRQTHLRATPTKPPSPVVLGPPVGQARVAVEHSYRKAEEGGEGAAVPSAAATTTEVVTEVELLLYKCSECSQLFQLPADFLEHQATHFPASTPESEEPALQQETLAPSPAEVPVSQPDPLPASDHSYELRNGEAIGRDRRGRRTRRSTSGEPSGAATQELFCSACDQLFLSPHQLQQHLRSHREGVFKCPLCSRVFPSPSSLDQHLGDHSSESHFLCVDCGLAFGTEALLLAHRRAHTPNPLHSCPCGKTFVNLTKFLYHRRTHGAGGVPLPTTPVPPEEPVIGFPEPAPAETGEPEAPEPPVPEETSAGPATPGTYRCLLCSREFGKALQLTRHQRFVHRLERRHKCGICGKMFKKKSHVRNHLRTHTGERPFSCPDCSKPFNSPANLARHRLTHTGERPYRCGDCGKAFTQSSTLRQHRLVHAQHFPYRCQECGVRFHRPYRLLMHRYHHTGEYPYKCRECPRSFLLRRLLEVHQLVAHAGRQPYRCSSCGAAFPSSLRLREHRCAAAAAQAPRRFECGTCGKKVGSAARLQAHEAAHAAAGPGEVLAKEPPAPRAPRATRIPVTSPTALGGTATAAPSAPARRRGLECSECKKLFSTETSLQVHRRIHTGERPYPCPDCGKAFRQSTHLKDHRRLHTGERPFACEVCGKAFAISMRLAEHRRIHTGERPYSCPDCGKSYRSFSNLWKHRKTHQQQHQAAVRQQLAEAEAAVGLAVMETAVEALPLVEAIEIYPLAEAEGVQISG; translated from the coding sequence ATGACAGAGGAGTCAGAGGAGACGGTCCTGTACATTGAGCACCGCTATGTCTGCTCTGAGTGCAACCAGCTCTATGGATCCCTGGAGGAGGTGCTCATGCACCAGAACTCCCACGTGCCCCAGCAGCACTTTGAGCTGGTGGGTGTGGCTGACCCTGGAGTCACTGTGGCCACAGAGGCAGCTTCAGGGACAGGCCTCTATCAGACCCTCGTTCAGGAGAGCCAGTACCAGTGCCTGGAGTGCGGGCAGCTCCTCATGTCACCCAGCCAGCTCCTGGAGCACCAGGAGCTGCACCTGAAGATGATGGCGCCTCAAGAGGTAGTGCCAGCTGAGCCGCCTTCCAAGGTACCTGCTCTGAGCTCCAGCACCATCCACTACGAGTGTGTGGACTGCAAGGCTCTCTTCGCCAGCCAGGAGCTCTGGCTGAGCCACCGGCAGACGCACCTCCGGGCCACACCCACCAAGCCTCCATCCCCAGTTGTCTTAGGGCCCCCTGTGGGCCAGGCCCGTGTGGCTGTGGAGCACTCCTACCGAAAGGCAGAAGAAGGTGGGGAAGGGgcggctgttccctctgctgctgccaccaccactgaGGTGGTGACTGAGGTGGAGCTGCTCCTCTACAAATGCTCTGAGTGCTCCCAGCTCTTCCAGCTGCCAGCCGACTTCCTGGAGCACCAGGCCACCCACTTCCCTGCTTCCACCCCAGAGTCTGAGGAGCCTGCCTTACAGCAAGAGACCCTGGCGCCATCACCTGCAGAAGTACCTGTGTCTCAGCCTGACCCCCTGCCGGCCTCTGACCACAGTTACGAGCTGCGCAACGGTGAAGCCATTGGGCGTGATCGCCGGGGGCGCAGGACCCGGAGGAGCACCAGTGGAGAGCCAAGTGGGGCAGCCACCCAGGAGCTCTTTTGCTCAGCTTGTGACCAGCTTTTTCTCTCACCCCACCAGCTGCAGCAGCACTTGCGGAGTCATCGGGAGGGTGTCTTTAAGTGCCCCCTGTGCAGTCGTGTCTTCCCTAGCCCTTCCAGTCTGGACCAGCACCTTGGGGACCACAGCAGTGAGTCCCACTTCCTGTGTGTGGACTGTGGTCTGGCCTTTGGCACAGAGGCCCTCCTCCTTGCCCACCGGCGAGCCCACACTCCAAATCCGCTGCATTCGTGTCCGTGTGGAAAGACTTTTGTCAACCTCACCAAGTTCCTTTATCACCGCCGTACTCACGGGGCAGGGGGTGTCCCTCTGCCCACGACACCGGTCCCACCAGAGGAGCCTGTCATTGGTTTCCCAGAGCCAGCCCCAGCGGAGACTGGAGAGCCAGAGGCCCCGGAACCCCCTGTGCCTGAGGAGACCTCAGCAGGGCCTGCCACCCCAGGCACCTACCGCTGCCTCCTGTGTAGCCGCGAATTTGGCAAGGCACTGCAGCTGACCCGGCACCAGCGTTTTGTGCACCGCCTGGAACGGCGCCATAAGTGTGGCATTTGTGGCAAGATGTTCAAGAAGAAGTCTCATGTGCGAAACCACCTACGTACACACACGGGTGAGCGGCCCTTCTCATGCCCTGACTGCTCCAAGCCCTTCAACTCACCTGCCAACCTGGCCCGCCACCGGCTCACCCACACAGGGGAGCGGCCCTACCGTTGTGGGGACTGTGGTAAGGCCTTCACACAAAGCTCCACACTAAGGCAGCACCGCCTGGTGCATGCCCAGCACTTCCCCTACCGCTGCCAGGAATGTGGGGTGCGTTTTCACCGCCCCTACCGCCTGCTCATGCACCGCTACCACCACACGGGCGAGTACCCTTACAAGTGTCGTGAGTGTCCCCGCTCCTTCTTGCTGCGCCGGCTGCTGGAGGTGCACCAGCTGGTGGCCCATGCTGGGCGCCAGCCCTACCGCTGCTCATCCTGTGGGGCTGCCTTCCCCTCTTCACTGCGGCTCCGGGAGCACCGCTGTGCAGCTGCTGCTGCCCAGGCCCCACGGCGGTTCGAGTGTGGCACCTGTGGCAAGAAAGTGGGCTCGGCTGCTCGGCTGCAGGCACATGAGGCAGCCCATGCAGCTGCTGGGCCTGGAGAGGTCCTAGCTAAGGAGCCCCCGGCCCCTCGGGCCCCAAGGGCCACTCGCATACCAGTCACCTCCCCAACGGCTCTTGGAGGCACTGCCACTGCAGCCCCTTCGGCCCCTGCCCGACGCCGGGGTCTGGAGTGCAGCGAGTGTAAGAAGCTGTTCAGCACAGAGACGTCACTGCAGGTACACCGACGCATCCACACAGGCGAGCGGCCATACCCGTGTCCAGACTGTGGCAAGGCCTTCCGTCAGAGCACCCACCTGAAGGACCACCGGCGCCTGCACACAGGCGAGCGGCCCTTTGCCTGCGAAGTGTGTGGCAAAGCCTTTGCCATTTCCATGCGCCTGGCGGAACACCGCCGTATCCACACGGGTGAGCGGCCCTACTCCTGTCCTGACTGTGGCAAGAGCTACCGCTCCTTCTCCAACCTCTGGAAGCACCGCAAGACCCACCAGCAGCAGCATCAGGCAGCCGTGCGGCAGCAGCTGGCAGAGGCTGAGGCCGCTGTGGGCCTGGCCGTGATGGAGACTGCAGTGGAGGCACTGCCCCTGGTGGAGGCCATTGAAATTTACCCTCTGGCAGAGGCAGAAGGTGTCCAGATCAGTGGCTGA
- the ZNF574 gene encoding zinc finger protein 574 isoform X1 produces MDGGTERARERAETCQEPQVRAQGLAAAMTEESEETVLYIEHRYVCSECNQLYGSLEEVLMHQNSHVPQQHFELVGVADPGVTVATEAASGTGLYQTLVQESQYQCLECGQLLMSPSQLLEHQELHLKMMAPQEVVPAEPPSKVPALSSSTIHYECVDCKALFASQELWLSHRQTHLRATPTKPPSPVVLGPPVGQARVAVEHSYRKAEEGGEGAAVPSAAATTTEVVTEVELLLYKCSECSQLFQLPADFLEHQATHFPASTPESEEPALQQETLAPSPAEVPVSQPDPLPASDHSYELRNGEAIGRDRRGRRTRRSTSGEPSGAATQELFCSACDQLFLSPHQLQQHLRSHREGVFKCPLCSRVFPSPSSLDQHLGDHSSESHFLCVDCGLAFGTEALLLAHRRAHTPNPLHSCPCGKTFVNLTKFLYHRRTHGAGGVPLPTTPVPPEEPVIGFPEPAPAETGEPEAPEPPVPEETSAGPATPGTYRCLLCSREFGKALQLTRHQRFVHRLERRHKCGICGKMFKKKSHVRNHLRTHTGERPFSCPDCSKPFNSPANLARHRLTHTGERPYRCGDCGKAFTQSSTLRQHRLVHAQHFPYRCQECGVRFHRPYRLLMHRYHHTGEYPYKCRECPRSFLLRRLLEVHQLVAHAGRQPYRCSSCGAAFPSSLRLREHRCAAAAAQAPRRFECGTCGKKVGSAARLQAHEAAHAAAGPGEVLAKEPPAPRAPRATRIPVTSPTALGGTATAAPSAPARRRGLECSECKKLFSTETSLQVHRRIHTGERPYPCPDCGKAFRQSTHLKDHRRLHTGERPFACEVCGKAFAISMRLAEHRRIHTGERPYSCPDCGKSYRSFSNLWKHRKTHQQQHQAAVRQQLAEAEAAVGLAVMETAVEALPLVEAIEIYPLAEAEGVQISG; encoded by the coding sequence CCCAGGGCCTTGCTGCCGCCATGACAGAGGAGTCAGAGGAGACGGTCCTGTACATTGAGCACCGCTATGTCTGCTCTGAGTGCAACCAGCTCTATGGATCCCTGGAGGAGGTGCTCATGCACCAGAACTCCCACGTGCCCCAGCAGCACTTTGAGCTGGTGGGTGTGGCTGACCCTGGAGTCACTGTGGCCACAGAGGCAGCTTCAGGGACAGGCCTCTATCAGACCCTCGTTCAGGAGAGCCAGTACCAGTGCCTGGAGTGCGGGCAGCTCCTCATGTCACCCAGCCAGCTCCTGGAGCACCAGGAGCTGCACCTGAAGATGATGGCGCCTCAAGAGGTAGTGCCAGCTGAGCCGCCTTCCAAGGTACCTGCTCTGAGCTCCAGCACCATCCACTACGAGTGTGTGGACTGCAAGGCTCTCTTCGCCAGCCAGGAGCTCTGGCTGAGCCACCGGCAGACGCACCTCCGGGCCACACCCACCAAGCCTCCATCCCCAGTTGTCTTAGGGCCCCCTGTGGGCCAGGCCCGTGTGGCTGTGGAGCACTCCTACCGAAAGGCAGAAGAAGGTGGGGAAGGGgcggctgttccctctgctgctgccaccaccactgaGGTGGTGACTGAGGTGGAGCTGCTCCTCTACAAATGCTCTGAGTGCTCCCAGCTCTTCCAGCTGCCAGCCGACTTCCTGGAGCACCAGGCCACCCACTTCCCTGCTTCCACCCCAGAGTCTGAGGAGCCTGCCTTACAGCAAGAGACCCTGGCGCCATCACCTGCAGAAGTACCTGTGTCTCAGCCTGACCCCCTGCCGGCCTCTGACCACAGTTACGAGCTGCGCAACGGTGAAGCCATTGGGCGTGATCGCCGGGGGCGCAGGACCCGGAGGAGCACCAGTGGAGAGCCAAGTGGGGCAGCCACCCAGGAGCTCTTTTGCTCAGCTTGTGACCAGCTTTTTCTCTCACCCCACCAGCTGCAGCAGCACTTGCGGAGTCATCGGGAGGGTGTCTTTAAGTGCCCCCTGTGCAGTCGTGTCTTCCCTAGCCCTTCCAGTCTGGACCAGCACCTTGGGGACCACAGCAGTGAGTCCCACTTCCTGTGTGTGGACTGTGGTCTGGCCTTTGGCACAGAGGCCCTCCTCCTTGCCCACCGGCGAGCCCACACTCCAAATCCGCTGCATTCGTGTCCGTGTGGAAAGACTTTTGTCAACCTCACCAAGTTCCTTTATCACCGCCGTACTCACGGGGCAGGGGGTGTCCCTCTGCCCACGACACCGGTCCCACCAGAGGAGCCTGTCATTGGTTTCCCAGAGCCAGCCCCAGCGGAGACTGGAGAGCCAGAGGCCCCGGAACCCCCTGTGCCTGAGGAGACCTCAGCAGGGCCTGCCACCCCAGGCACCTACCGCTGCCTCCTGTGTAGCCGCGAATTTGGCAAGGCACTGCAGCTGACCCGGCACCAGCGTTTTGTGCACCGCCTGGAACGGCGCCATAAGTGTGGCATTTGTGGCAAGATGTTCAAGAAGAAGTCTCATGTGCGAAACCACCTACGTACACACACGGGTGAGCGGCCCTTCTCATGCCCTGACTGCTCCAAGCCCTTCAACTCACCTGCCAACCTGGCCCGCCACCGGCTCACCCACACAGGGGAGCGGCCCTACCGTTGTGGGGACTGTGGTAAGGCCTTCACACAAAGCTCCACACTAAGGCAGCACCGCCTGGTGCATGCCCAGCACTTCCCCTACCGCTGCCAGGAATGTGGGGTGCGTTTTCACCGCCCCTACCGCCTGCTCATGCACCGCTACCACCACACGGGCGAGTACCCTTACAAGTGTCGTGAGTGTCCCCGCTCCTTCTTGCTGCGCCGGCTGCTGGAGGTGCACCAGCTGGTGGCCCATGCTGGGCGCCAGCCCTACCGCTGCTCATCCTGTGGGGCTGCCTTCCCCTCTTCACTGCGGCTCCGGGAGCACCGCTGTGCAGCTGCTGCTGCCCAGGCCCCACGGCGGTTCGAGTGTGGCACCTGTGGCAAGAAAGTGGGCTCGGCTGCTCGGCTGCAGGCACATGAGGCAGCCCATGCAGCTGCTGGGCCTGGAGAGGTCCTAGCTAAGGAGCCCCCGGCCCCTCGGGCCCCAAGGGCCACTCGCATACCAGTCACCTCCCCAACGGCTCTTGGAGGCACTGCCACTGCAGCCCCTTCGGCCCCTGCCCGACGCCGGGGTCTGGAGTGCAGCGAGTGTAAGAAGCTGTTCAGCACAGAGACGTCACTGCAGGTACACCGACGCATCCACACAGGCGAGCGGCCATACCCGTGTCCAGACTGTGGCAAGGCCTTCCGTCAGAGCACCCACCTGAAGGACCACCGGCGCCTGCACACAGGCGAGCGGCCCTTTGCCTGCGAAGTGTGTGGCAAAGCCTTTGCCATTTCCATGCGCCTGGCGGAACACCGCCGTATCCACACGGGTGAGCGGCCCTACTCCTGTCCTGACTGTGGCAAGAGCTACCGCTCCTTCTCCAACCTCTGGAAGCACCGCAAGACCCACCAGCAGCAGCATCAGGCAGCCGTGCGGCAGCAGCTGGCAGAGGCTGAGGCCGCTGTGGGCCTGGCCGTGATGGAGACTGCAGTGGAGGCACTGCCCCTGGTGGAGGCCATTGAAATTTACCCTCTGGCAGAGGCAGAAGGTGTCCAGATCAGTGGCTGA